From Mucilaginibacter rubeus, a single genomic window includes:
- a CDS encoding beta-ketoacyl-[acyl-carrier-protein] synthase family protein, translated as MNRVVITGMGIYSCIGKNLDEVKESLYTGRSGIVYDAIRKDFGYRSGLTGAVEKPNLKGTLDRRARIMLPEQGEYAYIATIEALQQAGIDAEYIAQTDVGILYGNDSTAKAVIETTDIIREKKDTMLIGSGAVFQTMNSTVTMNLATIFKLRGVNFTISAACASGSHSIGMGYHLIKSGMQDCIICGGAQELSHYSMGSFDALSAFSVHEADPAKASRPFDRDRDGLVPSGGAATVILESLDSALKRGATILGEIVGYGFSSNGGHISNPTVEGPVRSLNMALKDAGIQASEIDYINAHATSTPAGDASEAKAIDEVFGDYKPLVSSTKSMTGHECWMAGASEIVYSMLMMQNSFVAPNINFENPDEDSAKLNIATETVEKNIDTFLSNSFGFGGTNSSLIIKKYI; from the coding sequence ATGAATAGGGTTGTGATAACAGGGATGGGTATCTATTCGTGTATTGGGAAAAATCTTGATGAAGTTAAAGAATCCCTTTATACCGGCCGTTCAGGCATTGTATACGATGCTATCCGTAAAGATTTTGGTTACCGCTCAGGCTTAACCGGCGCGGTTGAAAAACCCAACCTGAAAGGTACGCTTGACCGCCGGGCTCGCATTATGCTGCCCGAACAAGGCGAATACGCCTACATAGCCACTATCGAAGCATTACAGCAGGCCGGTATCGACGCTGAATACATCGCCCAAACCGATGTGGGTATTTTATATGGTAACGATAGCACAGCCAAAGCTGTTATTGAAACTACTGATATCATTCGCGAGAAAAAAGACACCATGCTTATTGGTTCAGGTGCGGTGTTTCAAACCATGAATTCTACCGTTACCATGAACCTGGCTACCATATTTAAGCTTCGCGGGGTTAATTTTACCATCAGCGCGGCTTGCGCCAGCGGTTCGCATTCTATAGGCATGGGCTATCACCTGATCAAAAGCGGCATGCAGGATTGTATCATTTGCGGCGGCGCGCAGGAACTGAGCCATTATTCTATGGGCAGTTTTGACGCGCTTTCGGCATTTTCGGTACACGAAGCAGATCCCGCCAAAGCCTCTCGCCCGTTCGATCGTGACCGCGACGGACTGGTTCCGAGCGGCGGCGCAGCTACCGTAATCCTGGAAAGTTTGGACTCTGCACTGAAAAGGGGGGCTACCATTTTGGGCGAGATTGTAGGTTACGGCTTTTCATCAAATGGGGGCCATATCTCAAACCCAACGGTTGAAGGCCCTGTTCGCTCGCTTAATATGGCGCTGAAGGATGCCGGTATACAGGCCTCTGAAATTGATTATATCAACGCCCACGCTACCTCCACCCCTGCCGGCGACGCAAGCGAGGCCAAGGCTATCGACGAGGTTTTTGGCGATTATAAGCCATTAGTAAGCTCTACCAAATCCATGACCGGCCATGAATGCTGGATGGCAGGCGCGAGCGAGATCGTTTACTCGATGCTGATGATGCAAAACTCGTTCGTGGCACCCAACATTAATTTTGAAAACCCCGATGAAGATTCGGCTAAGCTTAATATCGCTACCGAAACCGTCGAGAAAAATATAGATACATTCCTGTCAAACTCGTTTGGGTTTGGCGGCACCAATTCGTCCCTGATTATTAAAAAGTATATTTAA
- a CDS encoding beta-ketoacyl synthase chain length factor — protein MYIRAASNISPQNTFGNQPFLQDLAEYNGDRLSCIEPDYKALIDPKLIRRMSRIIKMGVAAGMDCLHQAGIQIPDAIITGTAYGCLEDTNTFLGKMVQQNEEALAPTAFIQSTHNTISAQIALLLQCHQYNNTFVNGGASFENALLDAMMLLYEGEASNVLVGGIDEITANSHAILKRTGLYRRQPVSNFELLNTPGKGTMAGEGSAFFILSKEASGADWAKIDGVSSFYKPRNTAEIKQQISIFLQSQNTNIHEIDLVITGNNGDLKNDAVYGQLQQYDFANVPAINYKALCGEYPTSSAFAMWLAAHEIKNGTCSFVPESEEIPLKKVLIYNHYQNIHHSLILLSAC, from the coding sequence ATGTACATCAGGGCAGCAAGTAATATATCGCCACAAAACACTTTCGGTAATCAGCCGTTCCTTCAGGACCTGGCCGAATACAACGGCGACAGGCTTAGCTGTATCGAACCGGATTATAAAGCCCTGATCGATCCCAAACTCATCCGCCGCATGAGCCGCATCATTAAAATGGGCGTAGCCGCCGGAATGGATTGTTTGCATCAAGCCGGGATCCAAATACCCGATGCCATCATCACCGGAACTGCTTATGGCTGTTTGGAAGATACCAATACTTTCCTGGGTAAAATGGTGCAGCAAAACGAAGAAGCGCTTGCCCCTACCGCGTTCATCCAATCAACTCATAATACCATCAGCGCGCAGATAGCATTGTTACTGCAATGCCATCAATACAACAACACATTTGTAAATGGCGGAGCATCATTTGAAAACGCGTTACTTGATGCCATGATGCTTTTGTACGAGGGAGAGGCCTCCAACGTATTAGTTGGTGGCATAGACGAAATTACCGCTAACAGCCACGCCATTTTAAAGCGCACGGGCTTATATCGCAGACAACCGGTCTCAAACTTTGAACTGCTTAATACTCCCGGTAAGGGAACCATGGCAGGCGAAGGTTCAGCGTTTTTTATCTTAAGCAAGGAAGCCTCCGGTGCTGATTGGGCTAAAATTGATGGTGTATCCAGCTTTTATAAACCGCGTAATACTGCTGAAATAAAGCAACAGATCAGCATCTTTTTGCAAAGCCAAAACACCAATATCCATGAGATAGACCTGGTAATAACCGGCAATAACGGGGATTTAAAAAATGATGCTGTTTACGGGCAATTGCAGCAATATGATTTTGCGAATGTGCCCGCGATTAATTACAAAGCCCTCTGTGGCGAATACCCAACCTCTTCTGCGTTTGCAATGTGGCTGGCTGCCCATGAAATTAAAAATGGCACCTGTTCATTTGTACCAGAAAGCGAAGAAATTCCGTTAAAGAAAGTGCTCATTTATAATCACTATCAAAATATCCACCACTCGTTAATCCTGCTTTCGGCATGCTAA
- a CDS encoding acyl carrier protein has product MQIEEIIERINSFLAEEFEVDADKMVPTANLKETLDLDSLDYIDLVVVIESNFGFKVKPEDFTGIVTFQDFYDYVVSRVQPKELA; this is encoded by the coding sequence ATGCAAATTGAAGAGATCATTGAAAGAATCAACAGCTTCCTGGCCGAAGAATTTGAGGTTGATGCAGATAAAATGGTACCCACAGCAAACCTGAAAGAGACCCTCGACCTGGATAGCCTTGATTATATCGACCTTGTTGTTGTGATTGAAAGCAACTTTGGGTTCAAAGTAAAACCCGAGGATTTTACGGGCATTGTTACCTTCCAGGATTTTTACGATTACGTAGTATCACGCGTACAACCTAAGGAGCTTGCATAA
- the fabG gene encoding 3-oxoacyl-ACP reductase FabG, with product MKCALVTGGSRGIGRAICYKMAAMGYYVLVNYKGNIDEADNTLAEIKANGGDGELLQFNVADKNDIQQKLGSWIETNTEKYIEVLINNAGVKDDGLMMWMTDQQWDGVLNTSLNGFFYVTRLVLNSMLVKKYGRIVNVVSLSGLKGLPGQVNYSAAKAGVIGATKALAQEVGRRGITVNAVAPGFIATDMTAGLDEKELKAMVPLKRFGTPEEVAHAVGFLASPEAAYITAEVLSINGGLYS from the coding sequence ATGAAATGTGCATTAGTAACCGGCGGCTCAAGAGGAATTGGCAGGGCCATTTGCTACAAAATGGCCGCCATGGGTTATTATGTGCTTGTTAATTATAAAGGCAACATTGATGAAGCCGACAACACCCTCGCCGAGATCAAAGCCAATGGCGGCGATGGAGAACTGTTGCAATTTAATGTGGCCGACAAGAACGATATCCAACAAAAATTAGGTAGCTGGATAGAAACCAATACCGAAAAGTACATTGAAGTTTTAATAAACAACGCCGGCGTTAAAGACGATGGCCTGATGATGTGGATGACGGACCAACAATGGGATGGCGTGCTGAACACCAGCTTAAACGGTTTCTTTTATGTTACCCGTCTGGTGTTAAACAGCATGCTGGTTAAAAAATACGGTCGCATTGTTAATGTGGTTTCGCTTTCGGGGTTGAAAGGCTTACCGGGACAAGTAAATTACTCGGCCGCCAAAGCGGGGGTTATTGGTGCTACCAAGGCATTAGCGCAGGAAGTTGGTCGCCGGGGTATAACAGTAAATGCTGTAGCCCCGGGCTTTATAGCTACGGATATGACTGCCGGGCTTGATGAAAAGGAATTGAAAGCGATGGTGCCGCTAAAAAGATTCGGCACACCGGAGGAGGTTGCCCATGCGGTAGGTTTTCTGGCTTCGCCGGAAGCCGCTTATATTACTGCCGAGGTGCTTTCGATAAATGGGGGATTGTATTCGTAA
- a CDS encoding lipid A biosynthesis acyltransferase: MPAWQGKSKGNTLGYRIFVSVLKTAGVMPAYFMLRFVALYYFLFSWQTSKGTYYYFHKRLGYGKVKSIFKLYRNYYLFGQSIIDKVVIMSGIPNKFTFNFDGIDNLRQIAAMNKGGLLLSSHIGSWEIAGELLDHINTRINIVMFDGEDRQIKQYMDSVTGERKINIIVIKNDLSHIFRINAAFQNNELVCMHADRYIEGNKTITREFLGEDAKFPAGPFVMAEKFKVPVTFVYALKESALHYHFFSSPVKDYSDLPRGKGMEQLADDFITSFENKVKTYPEQWYNYYNFWQ; encoded by the coding sequence ATGCCCGCCTGGCAGGGAAAGTCTAAAGGCAACACCCTTGGCTATCGCATTTTTGTAAGCGTTTTAAAAACTGCCGGTGTAATGCCGGCTTATTTTATGCTGAGGTTTGTAGCGCTTTACTACTTCCTGTTTTCGTGGCAAACATCCAAAGGCACGTATTACTATTTCCATAAGCGGCTCGGTTACGGCAAGGTAAAATCAATATTCAAGCTCTATCGTAATTACTACCTGTTTGGGCAAAGTATTATTGATAAGGTGGTGATCATGTCGGGCATTCCCAACAAGTTTACCTTTAATTTTGATGGGATAGATAACCTGAGGCAGATAGCCGCCATGAACAAAGGAGGTCTGCTGCTTAGCTCGCACATTGGCAGCTGGGAAATAGCAGGCGAACTGCTTGACCATATCAATACCCGCATTAACATTGTGATGTTTGATGGCGAGGACAGGCAGATCAAACAGTACATGGATTCGGTAACCGGCGAGCGGAAAATAAATATCATTGTGATCAAAAATGATCTGTCGCACATATTCCGGATCAATGCGGCGTTTCAGAACAATGAACTGGTTTGCATGCACGCCGACAGGTATATCGAGGGCAATAAAACCATAACACGGGAGTTTTTAGGTGAGGATGCGAAATTTCCCGCAGGCCCTTTTGTAATGGCCGAAAAATTTAAAGTGCCGGTAACATTTGTTTACGCCCTTAAAGAAAGCGCGTTGCACTATCATTTTTTTTCGAGTCCGGTAAAAGATTATTCAGATTTACCAAGAGGTAAAGGGATGGAGCAGCTTGCAGATGATTTTATCACCAGCTTTGAAAATAAGGTAAAAACGTATCCCGAACAGTGGTACAACTATTATAATTTTTGGCAATGA
- a CDS encoding acyl-CoA thioesterase, which produces MQQSLINTIEIEVKFSDVDMLGVVWHGNYIRYFEDGREAFGKQYGLGYMDVYNAGYVVPIVNVNCDYKRFLRYEDKVIIETSYTPTESAKINFTYRLLNAQTGELIVKGSTVQVFVRRENFELQLTNPDFFLDWKQKQGLI; this is translated from the coding sequence TTGCAGCAATCTTTAATAAATACTATCGAAATAGAGGTCAAATTCAGCGATGTGGATATGCTGGGTGTGGTTTGGCATGGCAACTATATCCGCTATTTTGAAGATGGCCGCGAGGCTTTCGGCAAGCAATATGGCCTGGGTTATATGGATGTGTATAACGCTGGCTATGTTGTACCTATAGTTAACGTAAACTGCGATTATAAACGCTTTTTACGCTACGAGGATAAGGTGATCATCGAAACCAGCTATACCCCTACCGAATCGGCGAAGATCAATTTCACCTACCGGCTGCTCAACGCTCAAACCGGCGAGCTGATCGTTAAAGGCTCAACCGTGCAGGTATTTGTACGCCGCGAAAATTTTGAACTACAACTCACCAATCCGGATTTCTTTTTGGACTGGAAACAAAAACAAGGATTGATATAA
- a CDS encoding beta-ketoacyl-[acyl-carrier-protein] synthase family protein yields the protein MDQPVFIAGLGVISAIGNTVAQNLLSLEQEKTGIAPIRYLDTEHRDEFPVGEVKLSNDELAELSGFKPGISRTAMLSLIAVREALTDAGIANLAGLRTGFISANTVGGMDKTEDFFRDFLSDNAKGRLRNVVNHECGAVTNLVADQLGIRHYVSTISTACSSSANAIMYGARLIKNNMLDVVIAGGTDALTRFTLNGFNTLMILDKQPCQPFDANRRGLNLGEGAGYVVLVSERIAASLKKELYCTLSGYHNANDAYHQTASSPTGTGSLLAMEGALKRSGLQPADIGYINLHGTGTQNNDSSEGAAISKLFAGHTPKMSSTKAFTGHTLGASGGIEAVFSALSVQSSWVYSNLRFETPIEGFPFTPETRFSSQPEIKHVLSNSFGFGGNCSSLIFSKL from the coding sequence ATGGATCAACCTGTTTTTATAGCCGGCTTAGGGGTAATTTCGGCCATAGGTAATACTGTGGCTCAAAACCTGCTGTCGCTTGAACAGGAAAAAACGGGCATTGCCCCTATCCGGTACCTGGATACCGAACACCGGGATGAATTTCCGGTTGGCGAGGTTAAACTAAGCAATGATGAGCTTGCGGAACTGTCGGGATTTAAACCCGGAATCAGCCGCACGGCTATGCTGAGTTTAATCGCCGTACGGGAGGCTCTAACCGATGCAGGGATCGCCAATCTTGCAGGCTTAAGAACAGGCTTCATTTCTGCAAATACCGTTGGCGGCATGGATAAAACCGAAGATTTTTTCAGGGATTTTTTAAGCGATAATGCCAAAGGCAGGTTACGCAACGTAGTTAACCACGAATGTGGAGCAGTTACCAATTTAGTTGCAGATCAACTGGGAATCCGGCATTATGTGAGTACCATCAGCACGGCATGTTCTTCATCGGCCAACGCCATTATGTACGGTGCAAGGCTCATCAAAAATAACATGCTCGATGTGGTGATAGCCGGAGGTACAGATGCCCTAACCCGTTTTACGCTTAATGGCTTTAATACCCTTATGATATTGGATAAGCAGCCTTGTCAACCATTTGATGCCAATCGCCGTGGCCTTAATCTCGGCGAAGGTGCAGGCTATGTAGTACTGGTGTCTGAGCGAATAGCGGCATCGCTTAAAAAAGAATTGTATTGTACTTTAAGCGGCTATCACAATGCCAATGATGCCTATCATCAAACAGCATCATCGCCTACGGGAACAGGATCATTACTGGCGATGGAAGGGGCATTAAAAAGAAGTGGTTTGCAACCTGCTGATATCGGTTATATTAATTTACACGGTACAGGCACACAAAATAATGATAGTTCGGAAGGGGCGGCTATCAGCAAGCTGTTTGCAGGGCATACTCCCAAAATGAGCTCTACCAAAGCTTTTACCGGGCATACGCTTGGAGCCAGCGGTGGTATTGAAGCCGTATTTTCGGCTCTGTCGGTACAGAGTAGTTGGGTATACTCTAATCTTCGTTTTGAAACTCCTATTGAAGGATTTCCCTTTACGCCAGAAACCCGCTTTTCATCACAGCCGGAAATAAAACATGTACTATCCAACTCGTTCGGGTTTGGCGGCAATTGTTCATCATTAATATTTTCAAAACTATAG
- a CDS encoding 3-hydroxyacyl-ACP dehydratase encodes MILPTQDILSLIPQRPPFVMVDTLVSSSDNTTLTSLLILSENVLVSDGELSEAGLVENIAQTAAAGAGYAAQQLGKPVQPGFIGAVKNLEVFALPKVGDIIATEVKIENQVFDVTIIKGRVICKGCTLAQCEMKIFIQPQQ; translated from the coding sequence ATGATCTTACCAACACAGGATATTTTATCCCTGATTCCGCAACGCCCACCATTTGTGATGGTTGATACACTGGTGTCTTCATCTGATAATACCACGTTGACCTCGCTGCTGATACTATCAGAAAATGTATTGGTAAGTGACGGTGAACTAAGCGAAGCCGGCCTGGTGGAGAACATTGCCCAAACGGCTGCGGCAGGCGCCGGATATGCCGCACAGCAATTGGGCAAACCTGTGCAACCAGGCTTTATTGGCGCTGTAAAAAACCTGGAAGTTTTTGCTTTGCCAAAAGTTGGCGACATCATAGCAACCGAAGTAAAAATTGAGAACCAGGTTTTTGACGTTACCATCATCAAAGGAAGAGTTATCTGCAAAGGCTGTACGTTGGCCCAATGCGAAATGAAAATATTTATTCAACCCCAACAATAA
- the hutH gene encoding histidine ammonia-lyase: MEKNNQTLLNKTAVPILQVGGKALTLDDFYQVIFKNTAIVPNEQALEKVEASFNFLGNFSSNKLIYGINTGFGPMAQYKVSDENRLQLQYNLIRSHASGGGNLMQPQLVKALMLARLNSFMQAHSGVHPELVNLLAELINKNVIPCIFEHGGVGASGDLVQLAHLALVLIGEGEVICNGEVKSTAFVFEQLNIKPLQIHIREGLAIINGTSAMTGIGLLNIIRAKKLLGWSVMLSAMINEVVGAFDDHYSHELNRVKHHTGQNAVASQLREILKNSQMTRSRSEHLYNPENIDQEVFEDKVQEYYSLRCVTQILGPVYDTIAQAEHVVVDELNSVNDNPVIDHENHNIFHGGNFHGDYVSLEMDKLKIAVTRVSMLSERQLNYLLNDKLNQKFPPFLNLGVLGFNFGMQGMQFTATSTVAENQTLSYPMYVHSIPNNNDNQDIVSMGCNAALLTKKVIDNSFEVLAIQAMTLLQAVDYLDCANRLSNQTNKVYTDLRAIFPKFIEDKPKYQDLQQVKAYFESAELIS; this comes from the coding sequence GTGGAAAAGAATAATCAAACCTTATTAAATAAAACTGCTGTGCCCATACTACAGGTTGGAGGAAAAGCCCTTACACTGGATGATTTTTACCAGGTAATTTTTAAAAACACCGCGATTGTTCCCAACGAACAGGCGCTCGAAAAGGTAGAGGCCAGCTTTAACTTTCTTGGCAATTTTTCATCCAATAAGTTGATTTACGGTATCAATACCGGCTTTGGCCCCATGGCACAATATAAGGTGAGCGATGAAAACCGGTTGCAATTACAGTACAACCTCATCCGCAGTCATGCCTCGGGCGGTGGCAATTTAATGCAGCCCCAACTGGTAAAAGCTTTAATGCTTGCACGGCTTAACAGCTTTATGCAGGCACATTCAGGTGTGCATCCCGAACTGGTGAACCTCCTTGCCGAACTTATCAACAAAAACGTTATCCCCTGCATATTTGAACATGGCGGCGTAGGTGCCAGCGGCGACCTGGTGCAGTTAGCCCACCTTGCCCTGGTACTCATAGGCGAAGGCGAAGTGATTTGCAATGGTGAAGTAAAATCAACTGCTTTTGTTTTTGAGCAACTGAATATTAAACCCTTGCAGATCCATATCCGTGAAGGATTGGCCATTATCAATGGTACATCGGCCATGACAGGGATTGGTTTGCTGAATATTATCCGTGCTAAAAAACTACTCGGCTGGTCGGTAATGCTCTCGGCTATGATCAACGAGGTTGTGGGCGCTTTTGATGATCATTATTCACACGAACTGAACAGGGTAAAACACCATACCGGGCAAAACGCTGTAGCGTCACAACTGAGGGAAATCCTGAAAAACAGCCAAATGACCCGCAGCCGGTCAGAGCATTTGTACAATCCCGAAAATATCGATCAGGAAGTATTTGAGGATAAGGTACAGGAATACTATTCGCTCCGTTGTGTTACACAGATCCTCGGTCCGGTTTATGACACCATTGCCCAGGCCGAACATGTGGTTGTAGATGAGCTTAACTCGGTAAATGATAACCCGGTTATCGATCATGAAAATCATAATATTTTTCACGGTGGCAATTTCCACGGCGATTATGTTTCGCTGGAGATGGATAAACTAAAAATAGCCGTTACCCGCGTATCCATGTTATCCGAAAGGCAGCTCAATTACCTGCTCAACGATAAACTAAATCAGAAATTTCCACCGTTTTTAAACCTGGGGGTGCTCGGTTTTAACTTCGGCATGCAGGGCATGCAGTTTACGGCCACCTCAACTGTTGCCGAAAATCAAACCCTTTCGTACCCAATGTACGTACACAGTATCCCAAACAATAATGATAACCAGGATATTGTAAGCATGGGCTGTAACGCGGCGTTATTAACCAAAAAGGTGATCGATAATAGTTTCGAGGTATTGGCGATACAGGCTATGACCCTGCTACAGGCCGTCGATTATCTTGATTGCGCCAACAGGCTATCAAACCAAACCAACAAAGTTTATACAGACTTAAGGGCTATTTTTCCTAAATTTATTGAGGATAAACCCAAATACCAGGACCTGCAACAAGTGAAAGCCTATTTTGAATCGGCCGAACTTATTTCCTGA
- a CDS encoding beta-ketoacyl synthase N-terminal-like domain-containing protein translates to MKKVFLVADNITSPLGTTTAQNFEHLVNDITGVRQHYDKTMSDELFFASLFEKGYFQTDECWTKFEHLLIASLTEILYGVDKNISDKKAVLIISTTKGNIRLLETEEPSPELDARIALHTSAKKIARHFGFVNEPIVISHACISGLAAMITGMRLIQSGQYDHVVVAGADVISKFVLSGFQSFQAVSPGLCKPFDADRDGINLGEGAATVILSAEKPKGEAIELVSGAVSNDANHISGPSRTGEELYYAINKAMDTAGLKPEAIGFISAHGTATLYNDEMEAKAVTLAGLQNVPLNSLKGFYGHTLGASGLIEAIISAQSLRQNTIIPTKGFSKQGDANPVNVCSQLMSKPLSNCLKIASGFGGCNAAIILTKSQQDIS, encoded by the coding sequence ATGAAGAAGGTTTTCCTTGTTGCCGATAATATTACCTCGCCGCTGGGCACTACGACTGCGCAAAACTTTGAGCACTTGGTTAACGACATTACGGGCGTAAGGCAACATTATGATAAAACCATGTCTGATGAGCTTTTTTTCGCATCGTTATTTGAAAAAGGATATTTTCAAACTGATGAGTGCTGGACAAAATTCGAGCATCTCCTTATCGCTTCGTTAACCGAAATCTTGTATGGAGTCGATAAAAATATATCCGACAAAAAAGCTGTTCTGATCATTTCTACCACCAAAGGCAATATCAGGCTGTTGGAAACTGAAGAACCAAGCCCGGAATTAGATGCGCGCATTGCCCTGCATACTTCAGCAAAAAAAATAGCCCGGCATTTTGGTTTTGTAAATGAACCTATAGTTATTTCGCATGCCTGTATCTCGGGTTTAGCTGCAATGATCACCGGAATGCGGTTAATCCAATCCGGGCAATACGACCATGTTGTTGTTGCCGGGGCCGATGTGATCTCAAAATTTGTATTATCTGGTTTTCAATCTTTCCAGGCTGTCAGTCCAGGCTTGTGCAAGCCTTTTGATGCCGACCGGGATGGGATCAACCTAGGCGAAGGTGCGGCTACTGTTATTCTATCAGCTGAAAAACCCAAAGGGGAAGCTATTGAATTAGTTTCCGGTGCGGTGAGCAACGATGCCAACCATATTTCAGGCCCATCGCGCACCGGCGAGGAATTATATTATGCCATCAATAAAGCGATGGATACGGCAGGCTTAAAGCCGGAAGCAATTGGTTTTATATCGGCCCATGGCACCGCGACCCTCTATAACGACGAAATGGAAGCAAAGGCCGTAACGCTGGCGGGTTTGCAAAATGTTCCGCTCAACAGCCTGAAAGGATTTTATGGGCATACGTTAGGGGCTTCGGGCTTGATAGAAGCTATTATTTCAGCGCAATCGCTGAGGCAAAATACTATTATACCAACAAAGGGCTTTAGCAAGCAGGGCGATGCTAACCCGGTAAATGTTTGCAGTCAATTGATGTCAAAGCCGCTCAGCAATTGCCTTAAAATAGCATCGGGCTTTGGGGGCTGTAACGCGGCTATAATTTTAACCAAATCACAACAGGATATTTCATAA
- a CDS encoding phosphopantetheine-binding protein, giving the protein MDKLIADLKEQIIEQLNLQDVKPEDIGDDQALFGDGLGLDSIDALELIVLLQQKYKVKLSNAEDGPKIFRSVRTIAEFIESNKIPNA; this is encoded by the coding sequence ATGGATAAATTAATAGCCGATCTGAAAGAGCAGATCATCGAACAGTTGAACTTACAGGATGTGAAGCCAGAGGATATCGGTGATGATCAGGCGCTTTTTGGTGATGGCTTGGGACTTGATTCGATAGACGCGCTGGAGCTAATTGTATTGTTGCAGCAGAAATACAAAGTAAAACTCTCCAATGCAGAGGACGGCCCGAAAATCTTCCGTTCGGTACGTACCATTGCCGAGTTTATTGAAAGTAACAAGATCCCGAACGCCTAA
- a CDS encoding NAD(P)/FAD-dependent oxidoreductase, with protein MNTEQVDVLIIGAGPAGTVAASIVHQAGFKVKIVEKQLFPRFVIGESLLPRCMEALSEAGFVDAVSEKGFQQKAGAKFVKESKICDYQFADQFTPGWNWTWQVPRADFDKTLADTVEKMGVPVHYETTVANIVFNGQDSVTTVEDKEGNPTEISARFIIDGSGYGRVIPKLFNLDRPSTQVPRKALFVHTVDKKRSMADEPNRITIVVHQPGVWIWIIPFANGITSLGFVGNPEFFKQYEGTDEEILRGLIASQPYFAGRFEDVEFVFAPRVLESWSATTDKFYGDGFVLTGNVTEFLDPIFSSGVTLATVSSQTAAKLVIRKLNGETVDWDKEYMQHMMQGVNTFRSYVTSWYEGVLDTIFFADNQDPLVKSQICSVLAGYVWDLDNPYVKNHETALHKLARTITLRDLVAADKAE; from the coding sequence ATGAATACAGAACAGGTAGACGTATTGATAATAGGTGCCGGTCCGGCGGGAACGGTAGCCGCATCCATTGTACACCAGGCAGGTTTTAAGGTAAAAATTGTAGAGAAACAGCTTTTCCCCCGCTTTGTAATTGGCGAAAGCTTACTGCCACGCTGCATGGAAGCATTATCCGAAGCAGGTTTTGTAGATGCCGTAAGCGAAAAAGGCTTTCAGCAAAAGGCAGGTGCCAAATTTGTGAAAGAGAGCAAGATCTGCGATTATCAATTTGCCGATCAATTCACTCCCGGTTGGAACTGGACCTGGCAGGTGCCCCGCGCCGATTTTGATAAAACATTGGCCGATACAGTCGAAAAGATGGGTGTGCCTGTTCATTACGAAACTACCGTTGCCAACATCGTTTTTAACGGTCAGGATTCGGTAACTACTGTTGAAGATAAAGAGGGTAACCCAACTGAAATCTCCGCCCGTTTTATTATCGACGGCAGCGGCTACGGCCGGGTGATCCCCAAACTGTTTAACCTCGACAGGCCGTCAACCCAGGTTCCACGCAAAGCGCTTTTCGTGCATACGGTTGATAAAAAACGATCAATGGCCGATGAGCCAAACCGCATTACCATCGTGGTTCATCAGCCCGGCGTTTGGATCTGGATCATCCCTTTTGCCAACGGCATTACCTCGCTTGGCTTTGTGGGCAATCCGGAGTTTTTTAAACAATACGAAGGTACCGACGAGGAAATTCTGCGTGGCTTAATCGCGTCGCAGCCTTACTTTGCCGGGCGTTTTGAGGATGTGGAGTTTGTCTTTGCGCCAAGGGTTTTGGAGTCATGGTCGGCCACTACTGATAAGTTTTATGGCGATGGCTTTGTGCTCACGGGCAACGTTACGGAGTTCCTTGATCCGATATTTTCGTCAGGCGTAACGCTGGCAACGGTGTCGAGCCAGACAGCAGCCAAACTGGTGATCCGCAAATTGAACGGAGAAACCGTGGATTGGGACAAAGAATACATGCAGCATATGATGCAGGGTGTAAATACCTTCCGCTCATATGTTACCTCATGGTATGAGGGCGTGCTGGATACCATATTTTTTGCAGACAACCAGGACCCGCTTGTTAAAAGTCAGATCTGCTCGGTATTGGCTGGTTATGTTTGGGACCTGGATAACCCGTATGTTAAAAATCACGAAACAGCATTACATAAACTGGCCCGCACCATTACGTTAAGGGATCTGGTAGCAGCCGATAAAGCCGAATAA